The proteins below come from a single Nostoc sp. KVJ3 genomic window:
- a CDS encoding dynamin family protein has protein sequence MQQQYEGYKNLADSIKSASALLNLERKSQLHQDIITICNHLVNPSFRIAVFGPFNHGKSTLLNAMLGNRTLPIDLIPTTGASITVKYGSDVRTRIMLVDGTEVYRSGTEILQQFAILDGNRQMRKDVVSVEVFCPHPFLETGVEFLDLPGTNDRDEQDNLVREKLLSADLAIQLLDARKLMTLGERENLRDWLLDRGIKTVIFVANFLNLLEPDEQKQVQNRLLFVAESFRAELPPGFSNLYRVDALPALRARLKGDVAAANSSGLAAFETALQNIVGILQPNCGNVRLPRVQAIASQIQLSLKAKIDPIALEIKSFDEKQNSKIEIKQKAANLIYKGFTTSIGELRDWLEFPKLLTKYQADAAVALAENKFKDWQINTLKKDLNKLQLAAVKWLYQAYEFFQEERPQDLLIPFPREPQVILPSKPNNTDDLSEPGSIAVGGGIGWLLGGPVGAAVVGSISYLLNKNIQKQDEQLAKESYHQEVAKLCITASEDYFSSFSSQGLSILAEYEQQSEKVICFEFSQEPVEVTNKRESLQQLQNGFNHLLQELEKVKILSNHQPYKEIPKYTNTNKKYSPQPERVKISPEKDPVVKQQQENTVKNNGRRVESVSPPPSPKASPSPRKEEVEAKFRDWELNEEIARMKAEMRSPGSQTGKQQNSTQSNKAPTQPKTHTEKDKITRAYGILGLQANASQAEIKQAYRTLVKKWHPDLFVNQPQLLKQAQEKMHLVNDAYTILSDK, from the coding sequence ATGCAACAACAGTATGAAGGTTATAAGAATTTAGCAGATTCTATTAAATCTGCATCTGCATTACTGAATTTAGAACGCAAATCACAATTGCATCAAGATATAATTACCATTTGTAATCATCTAGTTAATCCTAGTTTTCGCATTGCAGTATTTGGCCCTTTTAATCATGGCAAGTCTACGTTACTGAATGCTATGCTAGGAAATCGCACCTTACCAATTGATTTAATCCCCACTACAGGCGCATCGATTACTGTCAAGTATGGATCTGATGTGCGAACTCGCATCATGTTGGTAGATGGTACAGAAGTCTATCGCAGTGGCACAGAAATTTTACAACAATTTGCAATTCTTGATGGCAATAGACAGATGCGAAAAGATGTAGTATCTGTAGAAGTTTTTTGTCCACATCCCTTTCTGGAAACTGGTGTAGAATTTCTCGATTTACCGGGAACTAATGATAGAGATGAACAAGATAATTTAGTCCGAGAAAAACTTTTAAGTGCAGATTTAGCGATCCAATTATTAGATGCACGGAAATTAATGACTTTAGGAGAGCGGGAAAACTTACGAGATTGGCTATTAGATCGCGGTATTAAAACAGTTATATTTGTTGCCAATTTTCTTAACTTACTCGAACCTGACGAGCAAAAACAAGTCCAAAATCGCCTGTTATTTGTTGCAGAAAGCTTTCGAGCCGAATTACCTCCAGGCTTTAGTAATTTATATCGCGTTGATGCTTTACCCGCCTTAAGAGCCAGATTAAAAGGCGATGTCGCTGCTGCTAATAGTAGCGGTTTAGCAGCTTTTGAAACAGCTTTGCAAAATATTGTGGGGATTTTGCAACCAAATTGTGGTAATGTGCGTTTGCCAAGAGTGCAAGCGATCGCTTCTCAAATCCAACTCTCATTAAAAGCTAAAATTGACCCGATTGCTCTTGAAATAAAATCTTTTGACGAGAAACAAAATAGCAAAATTGAAATTAAACAGAAAGCAGCCAACTTAATTTATAAAGGTTTCACTACTAGCATCGGAGAATTACGCGATTGGCTAGAATTCCCTAAGCTACTCACAAAATATCAAGCTGATGCGGCAGTTGCATTGGCAGAAAATAAATTTAAAGATTGGCAAATAAATACTCTTAAAAAAGACCTAAATAAATTACAATTAGCTGCGGTAAAATGGCTTTATCAAGCTTACGAGTTTTTTCAAGAAGAACGACCACAAGATTTATTAATTCCTTTCCCTCGCGAACCACAAGTAATATTACCCTCAAAGCCAAACAATACTGATGATTTGAGTGAACCTGGTTCTATCGCTGTTGGTGGTGGTATCGGTTGGTTGTTAGGCGGCCCGGTAGGTGCTGCTGTCGTCGGAAGTATTTCTTATTTGTTAAACAAGAATATTCAAAAACAAGACGAACAATTAGCCAAGGAATCTTATCATCAAGAAGTTGCTAAACTTTGTATAACTGCAAGTGAAGATTATTTCTCTAGTTTTAGCAGTCAAGGGTTATCAATTTTGGCTGAATATGAACAGCAATCTGAAAAAGTAATTTGCTTTGAATTCAGTCAAGAGCCAGTAGAAGTTACTAATAAACGCGAAAGTTTGCAGCAATTACAAAATGGTTTCAATCATTTACTACAAGAGTTAGAAAAAGTCAAAATCCTCTCAAATCATCAACCTTATAAAGAAATACCAAAATACACGAATACTAATAAAAAATATTCGCCACAGCCAGAGAGAGTTAAAATTTCCCCTGAAAAAGATCCTGTTGTTAAGCAACAACAGGAAAATACTGTTAAGAATAATGGTAGAAGGGTAGAATCAGTTTCTCCACCGCCATCGCCAAAAGCTTCTCCCTCTCCGCGCAAAGAAGAGGTGGAGGCGAAATTTCGTGATTGGGAACTGAATGAGGAAATAGCGCGAATGAAAGCAGAGATGCGATCGCCTGGTTCTCAAACTGGCAAACAGCAAAATTCAACTCAAAGTAATAAAGCACCCACTCAACCCAAAACTCATACGGAAAAAGATAAGATTACTCGCGCCTACGGCATTTTAGGATTGCAAGCAAATGCTTCTCAGGCTGAGATAAAACAGGCTTATCGAACTTTAGTAAAAAAATGGCATCCAGATTTGTTTGTGAATCAGCCGCAACTGCTCAAACAAGCACAAGAAAAAATGCACTTAGTTAATGATGCTTACACAATTTTGAGTGATAAATAA
- a CDS encoding hemolysin family protein: MNSQLNWLTASKLLALIFLVLANGFFVAAEFALVVLRRSRVEQLVAQEHPRAKALQRAVNNLDSYLAATQLGVTMSSLGLGWIGEPALAGLVEPAFHWLPKSLALFSAHSLSVIVAFIIITCLHIVLGELAPKSLALQRTEGTAFAVINLLELYLAIFRPAVQGLNNVGNFVLQLIGLQPGNAEQLFHSTEELKLLVAASHEAGLLGSAEQDVVERVFSIGDRRVSAFMTPRTEMEWLNIDQPLEIIRHQVIKSMHYFFPVGQDSVDNLLGVVQTKEFLAQNPTQPIELQTLLKPLLYVPESMKALKLLDLFKKSGTHIALIVDEYGVTQGLVTLTDIIEAIVGDIPSSEDLNDPEIVQREDGSWLLDGLLPIDEFKEILDIKKLPPLAGINYQTLGGFVVNQLGHIPSSAEHFEWMGLRFEVIDMDGNRVDKVLVARVSTHAKII, from the coding sequence ATGAACAGCCAACTTAATTGGCTTACAGCGAGTAAGTTGCTAGCCCTAATTTTCTTGGTACTGGCTAACGGTTTTTTTGTGGCAGCAGAATTTGCCTTGGTAGTTTTACGTCGTAGTCGTGTCGAGCAGTTAGTCGCACAAGAGCATCCTCGTGCAAAGGCTTTACAGCGTGCAGTCAACAACTTGGACTCTTATTTAGCAGCAACTCAACTTGGCGTTACGATGTCTTCTCTGGGCTTAGGTTGGATTGGAGAACCAGCACTAGCTGGACTCGTTGAACCCGCTTTTCACTGGCTACCCAAATCCTTAGCCCTCTTCAGTGCCCATAGCCTATCAGTCATAGTCGCATTCATAATCATTACCTGTCTTCATATTGTCTTAGGAGAATTAGCCCCTAAAAGTCTGGCACTTCAACGTACAGAAGGAACTGCCTTCGCTGTTATTAATCTCTTAGAATTATATTTGGCTATCTTTCGCCCAGCCGTCCAAGGTTTGAATAATGTTGGTAATTTCGTCCTTCAACTTATCGGTTTACAACCAGGAAATGCCGAACAATTATTTCATTCCACTGAAGAATTGAAACTTTTAGTCGCAGCTAGTCATGAAGCGGGTTTGTTAGGTTCAGCCGAACAAGATGTAGTAGAACGAGTGTTTAGTATTGGCGATCGGCGAGTCAGTGCGTTTATGACACCACGCACAGAGATGGAATGGCTTAACATCGATCAGCCGCTTGAAATAATCCGCCATCAAGTTATCAAAAGTATGCATTATTTCTTTCCCGTTGGGCAGGATAGCGTTGATAATTTATTAGGTGTCGTACAAACCAAAGAATTTTTAGCCCAGAATCCAACTCAACCGATTGAATTGCAAACCTTATTAAAACCACTCTTATATGTACCAGAAAGCATGAAGGCTTTAAAACTTTTGGATTTATTTAAGAAATCTGGGACTCACATTGCCTTAATTGTGGATGAGTATGGTGTAACACAAGGTTTGGTTACACTAACTGATATTATAGAAGCGATTGTGGGTGATATACCGTCGAGTGAAGATCTAAATGACCCTGAGATTGTGCAACGTGAGGATGGATCTTGGTTGTTAGATGGATTGTTGCCCATTGATGAGTTTAAAGAAATTCTTGATATCAAAAAGTTGCCACCACTAGCTGGAATAAACTATCAAACTTTAGGCGGTTTTGTTGTGAACCAGCTTGGACATATTCCCTCTAGCGCTGAACATTTTGAGTGGATGGGATTACGTTTTGAAGTAATTGATATGGATGGGAACCGAGTTGATAAAGTGCTGGTTGCCCGTGTAAGCACTCATGCAAAGATTATCTGA
- a CDS encoding Uma2 family endonuclease, with amino-acid sequence MFSSPLVVQIPPSMQMTDEQFFDFCQVNRELRIERNQFGEISIMPPTGSETGNRNFNVAGQLYVWAEKDGTGTCFDSSTGFKLSTGAERSPDASWIKLERWNAISPEKQQKFAPICPDFILELRSPSDNLKPLKEKMEEYMREPEVQLGLLIDRKHRRVYIYRPGVPEKCLENPATVSGESVLPGFVLNMSKVW; translated from the coding sequence ATGTTTTCATCCCCTTTAGTTGTGCAAATTCCTCCCTCAATGCAAATGACAGACGAACAGTTTTTTGACTTTTGTCAGGTTAATCGTGAATTACGCATTGAGCGGAATCAATTTGGAGAAATATCAATTATGCCGCCCACTGGTTCAGAGACAGGTAATCGTAATTTCAACGTAGCTGGTCAATTGTATGTTTGGGCAGAAAAAGACGGGACAGGTACTTGTTTTGACTCCAGCACAGGATTTAAGCTATCAACCGGTGCAGAACGATCGCCTGATGCCTCCTGGATTAAACTGGAACGGTGGAATGCTATCTCCCCAGAAAAACAGCAAAAATTTGCCCCCATCTGTCCAGATTTTATACTTGAACTGCGATCGCCTTCTGATAACCTCAAACCGTTGAAGGAGAAAATGGAGGAATATATGAGGGAACCAGAAGTACAGCTAGGCTTGTTAATTGACCGCAAGCATCGCCGAGTCTATATTTACCGTCCTGGTGTACCAGAGAAATGTCTAGAAAATCCCGCGACTGTTAGCGGTGAATCGGTATTACCTGGGTTTGTTTTGAATATGAGTAAAGTTTGGTAG
- a CDS encoding cysteine synthase A — protein sequence MDIKNGFVGAVGNTPLIRLNSFSEETGCEILGKAEFLNPGGSVKDRAALYIIEDAQKKGLLKPGGTVVEGTAGNTGIGLAHICNAKGYKCLIIIPDTQSQEKIDALIALGAEVRRVPAVPYKDPNNYVKLSGRVAAELENAIWANQFDNLANRLAHYETTGPEIWKQTDGKIDGWTASTGTAGTYAGVALYLKEQNPAIKCVVADPLGSALYSYVKTGEINIEGNSITEGIGNGRVTANMEGAPADDAIQIDDKEALRVVYQLLRKDGLLMGGSTGINVGAAVALAKQLGPGHTIVTILCDSGSRYQSRIFNPEWLASKGLSID from the coding sequence ATGGATATTAAAAATGGCTTCGTTGGCGCTGTTGGCAACACACCCCTAATTCGCTTAAACAGCTTCAGTGAAGAAACAGGATGTGAAATCCTTGGGAAAGCTGAATTTCTCAATCCTGGCGGTTCCGTCAAAGACCGCGCCGCACTTTACATCATCGAAGATGCCCAAAAGAAAGGTTTACTCAAACCCGGTGGCACTGTTGTAGAAGGAACTGCTGGTAATACTGGCATTGGATTGGCGCATATTTGCAACGCTAAAGGCTACAAATGCCTAATTATTATTCCCGATACTCAGTCACAAGAAAAAATAGACGCACTGATAGCACTAGGTGCAGAAGTCCGTCGCGTTCCTGCTGTACCCTACAAAGACCCAAACAACTACGTAAAGTTGTCTGGCAGAGTCGCTGCTGAGTTGGAAAATGCTATTTGGGCGAATCAGTTTGATAACTTAGCCAATCGCCTCGCCCACTACGAAACCACAGGGCCAGAAATTTGGAAACAGACAGATGGTAAAATAGATGGATGGACAGCTTCAACTGGTACTGCTGGTACTTATGCTGGTGTAGCGTTGTACTTGAAAGAACAAAATCCAGCAATTAAATGCGTTGTTGCCGATCCACTGGGTAGCGCACTTTATAGCTATGTCAAAACTGGCGAAATCAATATAGAAGGAAATTCCATCACCGAAGGCATCGGTAACGGTCGTGTCACAGCCAATATGGAAGGCGCACCTGCTGATGATGCCATCCAAATCGATGACAAAGAAGCTTTGCGGGTAGTTTACCAACTGTTAAGGAAAGATGGGTTATTAATGGGCGGCTCAACGGGTATTAATGTTGGCGCAGCTGTCGCCCTAGCGAAGCAGTTAGGGCCAGGACATACCATTGTCACCATCTTGTGTGATAGTGGTTCACGCTATCAGTCACGGATATTCAACCCTGAATGGCTAGCTTCAAAAGGACTTTCAATAGATTAG
- a CDS encoding dynamin family protein, whose translation MTNQVATDRFIQDLERVAQVRSEMSVCLSKLAETINQAELAGDSSSGKLSLERDIEDITVASKNLRQGVFRLLVLGDMKRGKSTFLNALIGENLLPSDVNPCTALLTVLRYGPEKKVTIHFNDGKSPQELDFQNFKYKYTIDPAEAKKLEQEKKQAFPDVDYAVVEYPLTLLEKGIEIVDSPGLNDTEARNELSLGYVNNCHAILFVMRASQPCTLGERRYLENYIKGRGLTVFFLVNAWDQVRESLIDPDDVEELKASENRLRQVFKANLGEYCTVEGQNIYDERVFELSSIQALRRRLKNPQADLEGTGFPKFMEALNTFLTRERAIAELRQVRTLARLACNHTREAVARRIPLLDQDVNELKKRIDSVEPEFNKLTGIRDEFQKEIINTRNTQARTISESFRSYVLNLGNTFENDFLRYQPELNLFDFLSSGKREAFNIALQKAFEQYITDKSATWTLTAEKDINAAFKELSRSAAQYGASYNKITDQITEKLTGQDVKVHTTTTAEEDNSPGWAKWAMGLLSLSKGNLAGFALAGAGFDWKNILLNYFTVIGIGGIISAVTGILLGPIGFALLGLGVGFLQADQARKELVKTAKKELVKHLPQVAHEQSQVVYNAVKECFDSYEREVSKRINDDIVSRKSELDNLVKQKQSREINRESEFNRLKKLQEDVIAQLQKIEAAYSNLLAYYS comes from the coding sequence ATGACAAATCAGGTAGCAACTGACAGATTTATCCAAGATTTAGAGCGGGTTGCTCAAGTGCGATCGGAGATGTCTGTGTGTTTGAGTAAACTGGCTGAAACAATTAATCAAGCGGAGTTAGCTGGCGACTCTTCATCAGGAAAACTCAGTTTAGAGCGAGATATTGAAGATATTACAGTCGCTAGTAAAAACCTCCGCCAAGGTGTATTTCGCCTTTTGGTATTGGGCGATATGAAACGGGGAAAAAGTACTTTCCTCAACGCCTTAATTGGTGAAAATTTATTACCGAGCGATGTTAACCCTTGTACCGCACTTTTAACAGTTTTACGCTACGGGCCAGAAAAGAAAGTTACCATTCATTTTAATGATGGTAAAAGTCCGCAAGAGTTAGATTTTCAGAACTTTAAATATAAATATACCATCGATCCGGCTGAAGCTAAAAAACTAGAGCAGGAGAAAAAGCAAGCCTTTCCTGATGTCGATTATGCAGTAGTTGAGTATCCCTTAACGCTGCTAGAAAAGGGAATTGAAATTGTTGATAGTCCAGGATTGAATGATACAGAAGCACGAAACGAATTATCTTTGGGTTATGTAAATAATTGCCATGCAATTCTGTTTGTGATGAGAGCTTCTCAACCTTGTACCTTGGGTGAGCGTCGCTACCTAGAAAATTATATCAAAGGTCGAGGATTGACAGTTTTCTTCTTAGTTAACGCTTGGGATCAAGTGCGGGAATCACTGATTGATCCTGATGATGTCGAAGAGTTAAAAGCATCTGAGAATAGATTACGGCAAGTATTTAAGGCGAATTTAGGAGAATATTGTACTGTAGAAGGTCAGAATATTTATGACGAGCGCGTGTTTGAGCTTTCGTCAATTCAAGCACTGAGACGACGCTTGAAGAACCCTCAAGCTGATTTAGAGGGGACTGGCTTTCCGAAGTTTATGGAAGCGCTTAATACATTTCTTACCAGAGAACGTGCGATCGCAGAACTCCGTCAAGTTAGAACCTTAGCAAGACTTGCCTGTAATCATACCCGTGAGGCAGTTGCAAGACGCATACCATTACTTGACCAAGATGTAAATGAATTGAAAAAACGCATTGATTCAGTAGAACCAGAGTTTAACAAACTCACAGGTATTCGAGATGAATTCCAAAAAGAAATTATCAATACCAGAAATACTCAAGCAAGAACGATTTCCGAATCTTTTCGCAGTTACGTTTTAAACTTAGGTAATACCTTTGAAAATGACTTCTTACGCTATCAGCCAGAATTAAATTTGTTTGATTTTCTCAGCAGTGGTAAACGAGAAGCATTTAACATCGCACTACAAAAAGCCTTTGAGCAATATATCACTGATAAATCTGCTACTTGGACATTAACTGCTGAAAAAGATATTAATGCAGCTTTTAAAGAACTTTCTCGTAGTGCAGCACAATATGGCGCATCTTACAATAAAATCACAGACCAAATTACAGAAAAGCTCACCGGACAAGATGTAAAGGTACATACCACTACTACTGCTGAAGAAGATAATTCTCCCGGTTGGGCAAAATGGGCAATGGGATTGTTGTCTTTGTCTAAAGGAAATCTTGCTGGTTTTGCGCTAGCCGGGGCTGGGTTTGATTGGAAAAACATCTTATTAAACTATTTTACTGTAATTGGCATTGGTGGGATAATTTCGGCAGTAACAGGGATTTTACTTGGCCCTATCGGGTTTGCCCTGCTAGGTTTGGGAGTAGGCTTTTTGCAAGCAGATCAAGCCCGTAAAGAGTTAGTTAAAACTGCAAAAAAAGAGTTAGTTAAACACCTACCCCAGGTTGCACACGAGCAATCTCAGGTTGTATATAATGCCGTAAAAGAGTGTTTTGATTCTTACGAAAGAGAAGTTAGTAAGCGGATTAACGATGATATTGTCTCTCGTAAATCTGAATTAGATAATCTTGTCAAGCAGAAACAAAGCCGTGAAATAAATCGTGAGAGTGAGTTCAATCGTTTAAAAAAATTGCAGGAAGATGTAATAGCTCAGTTGCAAAAAATTGAGGCGGCATATAGCAATTTGTTAGCTTATTATAGCTAA
- a CDS encoding ABC transporter permease, which translates to MKRIFSQCVKEIAQFRRDRLTLALAFLLPFLTLLIFGFAIRLESKDIPLIVQDFDRTNLSSSYIERLYATNQFVPKQWSGGNPVRDAIDKGIAKVAVVIPPQFSRDIQAGRNAKLQVLIDATDVNNARVIKGSIERVTNFFMQDQGLIPDTSIITPRVRLWFNPGRLESLYIVPGTYGVVLWIFPSLLTAIAMVREKEKGTILQVYASSISATELLLGKGLAYLLIAIAEALIVIGLGSIIFHVGVINNPITLLLGTLLFLIDSVSFGLLIGVRTNNQNSAVQIISLVGFITSLLLSGFIYPLSNIPFPLSLTPNFFPSRYYINITRDAFVRGTGWTGVWLDLLMLAILGFVFFNVARRLLSRMQISQ; encoded by the coding sequence ATGAAAAGAATTTTTTCTCAATGTGTGAAGGAAATAGCGCAATTTCGGCGCGATCGCTTAACTTTAGCTTTAGCGTTTTTATTGCCATTTTTGACTCTATTAATTTTTGGGTTTGCGATTCGTTTAGAAAGTAAAGATATTCCCCTAATTGTCCAAGACTTTGACCGCACAAACTTAAGCAGCAGCTATATTGAGCGATTGTATGCCACCAATCAATTTGTACCTAAGCAATGGTCAGGCGGAAATCCGGTACGGGACGCAATTGACAAGGGTATTGCTAAAGTAGCAGTGGTTATTCCTCCTCAATTCAGTCGAGATATTCAAGCTGGTAGGAATGCAAAGTTACAAGTATTAATCGATGCCACTGACGTTAATAATGCTAGGGTAATTAAAGGTAGCATTGAAAGAGTAACTAATTTCTTCATGCAAGACCAAGGACTAATACCAGATACAAGTATTATTACACCGCGAGTCCGCTTGTGGTTTAACCCTGGTAGATTGGAGTCGCTGTACATCGTACCGGGTACTTATGGTGTAGTGTTGTGGATTTTTCCTTCATTACTGACTGCGATCGCAATGGTGCGTGAAAAAGAAAAAGGTACAATTTTACAAGTTTATGCTTCTAGCATTAGTGCGACAGAATTGTTACTTGGTAAAGGACTAGCTTACTTACTAATTGCGATCGCAGAAGCTTTAATAGTCATAGGGTTAGGATCAATAATTTTTCATGTCGGCGTAATTAATAACCCCATTACTTTATTACTGGGAACTCTACTATTTTTAATCGATAGTGTTTCCTTTGGTTTACTGATAGGGGTACGCACCAATAACCAAAATTCCGCAGTGCAAATTATTTCTCTTGTCGGTTTTATTACATCTTTATTACTGTCTGGGTTTATTTATCCCCTCAGCAATATTCCTTTTCCCCTTTCACTAACGCCTAACTTCTTTCCGTCCCGTTATTACATTAATATCACCCGTGATGCTTTTGTGCGTGGTACAGGATGGACAGGAGTTTGGCTTGACTTACTCATGCTTGCCATTTTAGGATTTGTATTTTTCAACGTAGCACGTCGGCTTTTAAGTCGAATGCAAATTAGCCAATAG
- a CDS encoding DUF3040 domain-containing protein: protein MTSERDRQKELEHRERTLREREVELRLREMETNIHATDAAFHQTVKHQPDQKPWMKKLILGGKLFALGVVALVAVKIASVLAGFIIVGAMGWVSYKLFLESKKTNL, encoded by the coding sequence ATGACATCTGAAAGGGATCGCCAAAAAGAACTTGAACACCGAGAACGTACATTACGAGAACGAGAAGTTGAATTGCGACTGCGGGAAATGGAAACTAACATCCATGCTACCGATGCAGCTTTTCATCAAACTGTGAAGCATCAGCCAGATCAAAAACCTTGGATGAAAAAACTGATTCTGGGTGGAAAGCTTTTTGCTCTTGGTGTGGTAGCGCTAGTTGCAGTGAAAATAGCCTCAGTCTTGGCTGGGTTTATTATTGTTGGTGCTATGGGATGGGTGTCTTACAAACTATTTTTGGAATCTAAAAAAACCAATCTTTAA
- a CDS encoding ABC transporter permease encodes MKYIWQLFDSPFWSLVRKEINQILRNRQLIVLLIVPPTVQLLLYGFALNPDVHNLRLGVIDYANISASRELVSAMTSNHTFNLESIPSSEKDLSRQVEEGKLDIGLIIPPDFPRQLDKKSAEIQVFIDGVNANTAGIAANYVNQIIQQYNLGLVQSQASTPISTEVVFLYNPGLTSSWFFVPGVMGLVLTLIGTLVSAVTVVREKDTGTLEQLLMTPSTNWEILLAKIVPLAFLLMGDVLMALTLGTVVFSLPFRGSFLLFLALSSMYVFVGISLGIMLATVCVSQQQVLLTSFFINLPMIQTSGAISPIEAMPPLFQFLSLFNPLRHYITIVRGILLKGVGLDVLWLNVLALLGFAIVLLTISVHKFRSQLS; translated from the coding sequence ATGAAATATATTTGGCAATTATTTGATAGTCCATTTTGGTCATTAGTGCGTAAAGAAATTAATCAAATTCTGCGAAACAGGCAATTGATTGTTTTATTAATTGTTCCACCAACAGTACAATTATTGCTTTACGGATTTGCACTTAACCCAGATGTCCATAATTTACGACTGGGTGTAATTGACTATGCCAATATCTCCGCCAGTCGAGAATTAGTTTCAGCAATGACATCCAATCACACTTTTAACTTAGAATCTATTCCAAGCAGTGAAAAGGATTTAAGCCGCCAAGTAGAAGAAGGCAAGCTAGATATAGGGTTAATAATTCCACCAGATTTTCCTCGCCAATTAGACAAGAAATCAGCAGAAATTCAAGTATTTATCGATGGAGTAAATGCAAATACAGCCGGCATTGCGGCTAACTATGTTAATCAGATTATCCAACAATATAATCTCGGTTTAGTACAGAGTCAAGCCAGTACACCAATCTCAACCGAAGTTGTTTTTCTTTACAATCCTGGACTCACAAGTAGTTGGTTCTTCGTACCGGGAGTTATGGGTTTAGTCTTAACATTAATCGGTACATTAGTATCAGCAGTAACCGTTGTGCGCGAGAAAGATACGGGAACTTTAGAGCAATTGTTAATGACTCCCTCTACTAACTGGGAAATTTTATTAGCTAAAATTGTACCGTTGGCATTCTTACTTATGGGTGATGTACTAATGGCTTTGACCTTGGGAACAGTCGTATTTAGCCTACCGTTTCGTGGTAGTTTCCTACTATTTCTTGCTTTATCAAGTATGTATGTATTTGTGGGAATTAGTTTAGGTATTATGTTGGCAACTGTTTGCGTTTCTCAACAACAAGTATTACTCACATCTTTCTTTATAAATTTACCAATGATCCAAACTTCTGGGGCAATATCTCCTATTGAAGCCATGCCCCCTTTATTTCAATTTCTCTCTCTCTTTAATCCACTTCGTCATTATATTACTATTGTTAGAGGTATTTTACTCAAAGGAGTTGGTTTAGATGTGCTGTGGTTGAATGTGTTAGCATTGCTTGGTTTTGCTATTGTTTTATTAACTATTAGTGTTCACAAGTTTCGCAGTCAGTTAAGTTAA
- a CDS encoding (2Fe-2S) ferredoxin domain-containing protein, with protein MSNITQPSNFSTIDQPSPSKCVRVCQNRTCKKQGAAKVLAAFVALPMPDVTVTASSCLGQCGNGPMVLVLPDMTWYSSVQPDEVSLLIKNHLLGGQRVEQMLYYRFHPPKES; from the coding sequence ATGTCAAACATAACTCAACCATCAAACTTCTCCACAATAGACCAACCCTCTCCTTCTAAATGTGTACGAGTTTGTCAAAATCGTACCTGCAAAAAGCAAGGTGCAGCTAAGGTATTAGCAGCTTTTGTAGCTTTACCAATGCCTGATGTAACGGTAACGGCCAGCAGCTGTTTGGGACAATGTGGCAATGGGCCGATGGTGCTGGTATTACCCGATATGACCTGGTATAGCAGCGTTCAACCCGATGAAGTATCTCTACTGATAAAAAATCATTTACTAGGTGGTCAAAGAGTCGAACAGATGCTCTATTATCGGTTTCATCCCCCGAAAGAAAGCTAA